A section of the Oreochromis niloticus isolate F11D_XX linkage group LG9, O_niloticus_UMD_NMBU, whole genome shotgun sequence genome encodes:
- the ppp1r3g gene encoding protein phosphatase 1 regulatory subunit 3G: MSRSPPQIHAGGEPTENGMKQEEEEGADEEDLDDELDASQLERFIRDRRRAKSLPAYPALLNGPHGAEEGRKRVKFADSMGLSLARVKHFSSLDEPQIPSKVLSRHRSFPLEQQDLLSGLCHSFAASLRADLACLPELRDTERRVRRLRVCLERLAATHLDVRGHVRVLSGCAGKEVGVRYTFNEWLSHVDAQAVPVAANEPGLVGERFAFTVYTPPLADPGSAVHLAVYLKCEEGEFWDNNEGQNYTVRYRCVPGHAPFVSAAFHAT, from the coding sequence ATGTCCCGCTCACCCCCTCAGATCCACGCCGGCGGAGAGCCCACGGAGAACGgaatgaagcaggaggaggaggagggggcggaTGAGGAAGACCTGGACGACGAGCTGGACGCGTCTCAGCTGGAGAGGTTCATTCGGGACCGGAGGAGAGCCAAGTCCCTGCCGGCGTACCCGGCGCTGCTGAACGGTCCCCACGGAGCGGAGGAGGGCAGGAAGCGCGTGAAGTTCGCGGACTCCATGGGGCTGAGCCTGGCCCGAGTGAAGCACTTCAGCTCCCTGGATGAGCCGCAGATCCCCAGCAAGGTCCTGTCCCGGCACAGGAGCTTCCCCCTGGAGCAGCAGGACCTCCTGAGCGGCCTATGCCACAGCTTCGCCGCCAGCCTGCGCGCGGACCTCGCGTGCCTCCCGGAGCTCCGGGACACGGAGCGGAGAGTCCGGCGGCTCCGGGTCTGCCTAGAGAGGCTCGCCGCGACGCATCTGGACGTGCGCGGGCACGTGCGGGTCTTGAGCGGCTGCGCCGGCAAGGAGGTCGGAGTGAGGTACACCTTCAACGAGTGGCTGTCCCACGTGGACGCGCAAGCGGTGCCCGTGGCTGCGAACGAGCCGGGTTTGGTGGGGGAGCGCTTCGCCTTCACCGTGTACACCCCGCCTCTCGCAGACCCCGGCTCCGCCGTGCACCTCGCCGTTTACCTGAAGTGCGAGGAGGGGGAGTTCTGGGACAACAACGAGGGGCAGAACTACACCGTCAGGTACCGCTGCGTGCCCGGCCACGCGCCCTTTGTCAGCGCCGCCTTCCACGCCACCTGA
- the LOC102075638 gene encoding protein phosphatase 1 regulatory subunit 3G, whose product MEEQEEEQDEEEEDLDDELDTSQLERFLKDGRRAKSLPACPGGARGAEEGRKRVKFADSMGLSLARVKHFSYLDEPQIPSKVLSRHRSSPLEQQDLLSHSFAAGLRPDRPLACLPELRDTEQRVRRLRVCLERLAATQLDVRGHVRVLSGCATGREVGVRYTFNDWLSHMDAQAVPVAVAEQGLVGVRFTFTVYIPPLADPGSAVHLAVYLKCVEGEFWDNNEGQNYTVRYR is encoded by the coding sequence atggaggagcaggaggaggagcaggacgaggaggaggaggacctGGACGACGAGCTGGACACGTCTCAGCTGGAGAGGTTCCTGAAGGACGGGAGGAGAGCCAAGTCCCTGCCGGCCTGCCCGGGAGGAGCCCGCGGAGCGGAGGAGGGCAGGAAGCGCGTGAAGTTCGCGGACTCCATGGGGCTGAGCCTGGCCCGAGTGAAGCACTTCAGCTACCTGGATGAGCCGCAGATCCCCAGCAAGGTCCTGTCCCGGCACAGGAGCTCCCCCCTGGAGCAGCAggacctcctgagccacagcttcGCCGCCGGCTTGCGCCCGGACCGACCGCTTGCGTGCCTCCCGGAGCTCCGGGACACGGAGCAGAGAGTCCGGCGGCTCCGGGTCTGCCTAGAACGGCTCGCCGCGACGCAGCTGGACGTGCGCGGGCACGTGCGGGTCCTGAGCGGCTGCGCCACCGGCAGGGAGGTCGGAGTGAGGTACACCTTCAACGACTGGCTGTCCCACATGGACGCGCAGGCGGTGCCCGTGGCCGTGGCCGAACAGGGCTTGGTGGGGGTGCGCTTCACCTTCACCGTGTACATCCCGCCCCTCGCAGACCCCGGCTCCGCCGTGCACCTCGCCGTTTACCTGAAGTGCGTGGAGGGGGAGTTCTGGGACAACAACGAGGGGCAGAACTACACCGTCAGGTACCGCTGA
- the cyb5a gene encoding cytochrome b5 — protein sequence MGEQKKSSEGVKYYRLAEIEQQNSFKSTWIIIHNKVYDVTKFLEEHPGGEEVLREQAGGNATESFEDVGHSTDAREMASSMVIGEVHPDDRHKLSQPAETLVTTVKEEPSWWSNMLIPALVALIVTVIYHMYSSE from the exons ATGGGTGAACAGAAGAAAAGCTCCGAGGGAGTGAAATACTACAGACTGGCAGAGATAGAGCAGCAGAACTCCTTCAAATCTACGTGGATCATCATCCACAACAAAGTCTACGATGTGACCAAGTTTCTGGAGGAG CACCCCGGAGGAGAGGAGGTGCTGAGGGAGCAGGCGGGAGGAAACGCCACGGAGAGCTTCGAGGACGTCGGACACTCCACCGACGCCCGAGAGATGGCCAGCAGCATGGTGATCGGAGAGGTGCACCCG gACGACAGACACAAACTCTCCCAGCCTGCG gaaacactggtGACCACTGTGAAGGAAGAGCCCAG CTGGTGGTCGAACATGCTGATCCCCGCACTGGTTGCACTCATCGTCACGGTGATATACCACATGTACTCCTCTGAATGA